In Zingiber officinale cultivar Zhangliang chromosome 1A, Zo_v1.1, whole genome shotgun sequence, a genomic segment contains:
- the LOC122028939 gene encoding ELF3-like protein 2: MKGAKEEDKTMGPLFPRLHVNDTDRGGPRAPPRNKMALYEQLSVPSQRFNSTSSAMPFLPRSSNNLVPSFSSSQGCGQQRKIFSPFCINRQVSVRSAEISRTTDGMNPITRRIELERKPTKQVSSGNLFGARSAAECSLQRQDNPSAINSSKNVLDDADEIVVPSFDQSEMVASMQKDTYMTNAAKLTTFISPKMQKSLTAVHSLFERPNSDVQSLEETDIAKTRLQNSNRTRIEDLKEISDIDKIKEIKEKSLSNNIAKRPSCSKDLVETDTNNFHLTKSANGETVACQENGDPSGFNTSNDIPISDVRKSLKAKTVLYSKLSSRSPKNTTLSDFYKEENAKRNGSFEFGDVERKDDAYEPSTAGTVSSLEISPDDIVGVIGTKHFWKARRAIINQQRVFGMQVFELHRLIKVQKLMAASPHLLIEGHTYLNKPSGKIPNNATLPQCNTNSQLVELKRQDDFHKTKHNLEKPIKDVVAGVPALPACEDGSKMTTQVQLRVPKVGENSAIPSTVPMAPDDKQSPWCFPPLANQWLVPVMSPSEGLVYKPYSGHCPPPGAFMAPLYGGCTPLGVSPLPGDFVNPAYGIPASHQPPNMGLSGPPAIPPHYYSMPYGLRPSNQIMSISAVEQVSNLAGSQANGQTLQHSRGSCNMFHPPRNEAFSGNLRKFQVSKNSELQGSTASSPTEALPDGRLQIPLPASPVANSLNCPSQSSGRDSQTRVIKVVPHNARSATESAARIFQSIQQERQLHDS, encoded by the exons ATGAAAGGGGCGAAGGAGGAGGATAAGACCATGGGGCCTCTTTTCCCGAGGCTCCACGTGAATGACACCGATCGAGGGGGGCCGAGGGCGCCTCCGAGGAACAAGATGGCGTTGTACGAGCAGCTCAGCGTCCCTTCGCAGAGGTTCAACTCGACCTCCTCTGCCATGCCATTTCTTCCTCGTAGCTCCAACAATTTGGTTCCTTCGTTTTCGTCGAGTCAG GGATGCGGTCAGCAGAGGAAGATATTTTCCCCTTTTTGTATCAACCGTCAAGTGTCTGTTCGTTCAGCAGAAATCTCTagaactactgatggtatgaatCCAATCACGAGAAGGATAGAATTAGAGAGAAAACCCACAAAGCAAGTTAGTTCTGGAAATTTGTTTGGAGCAAGATCAGCTGCTGAATGTAGCTTACAGAGACAAGACAACCCTAGTGCTATAAATTCTAGTAAGAATGTTTTGGATGATGCAGATGAGATAGTGGTTCCTTCCTTTGATCAGTCAGAAATGGTTGCATCCATGCAAAAGGATACATATATGACAAATGCAGCAAAGTTAACTACCTTCATTTCACCAAAAATGCAGAAGAGTCTTACTGCTGTTCATTCTTTATTTGAACGCCCAAATTCAGATGTGCAATCCTTAGAAGAAACAGATATTGCAAAAACTAGATTACAAAATTCCAATAGAACTCGTATTGAAGATCTTAAAGAAATTTCAGATATTGATAAGATCAAGGAAATCAAAGAAAAGTCTCTGTCCAACAATATTGCTAAACGGCCAAGCTGTTCAAAAGATTTAGTTGAGACTGAtacaaataattttcatttaactAAGTCAGCAAATGGAGAAACAGTGGCATGCCAAGAAAACGGTGATCCTAGTGGTTTTAATACGTCAAATGACATTCCTATTTCTGATGTTAGGAAATCTCTGAAGGCCAAAACTGTGCTATATTCCAAGCTGTCATCTAGAAGTCCAAAAAATACAACCTTGTCGGACTTCTATAAGGAGGAAAATGCAAAGAGAAATGGGTCATTTGAATTTGGTGATGTGGAGAGGAAAGATGATGCATATGAGCCCTCAACGGCTGGGACAGTATCAAGCTTAGAAATATCCCCGGATGATATTGTTGGAGTAATTGGTACCAAACACTTTTGGAAGGCCCGAAGAGCTATTATCAA tCAGCAAAGGGTTTTTGGAATGCAAGTGTTTGAGCTTCACAGGTTGATAAAG GTCCAGAAGTTGATGGCTGCATCACCTCATTTACTTATTGAAGGACATACTTATTTAAACAAACCTTCAGGAAAGATTCCAAATAATGCCACATTACCTCAGTGCAACACTAACTCTCAGCTAGTGGAATTAAAGAGACAAGATGATTTTCATAAGACAAAACATAATTTGGAGAAGCCAATAAAAGATGTTGTTGCTGGAGTCCCAGCTCTCCCTGCATGCGAGGATGGATCCAAAATGACTACACAAGTTCAACTTCGAGTCCCAAAAGTTGGGGAAAACTCTGCCatcccttcaacagtgccaatgGCACCTGATGACAAGCAAAGTCCTTGGTGTTTTCCTCCCTTGGCAAATCAATGGTTAGTTCCAGTTATGTCACCATCAGAGGGACTTGTTTACAAACCGTATTCTGGACATTGTCCACCACCTGGTGCCTTCATGGCTCCTCTTTATGGAGGCTGCACTCCTCTTGGAGTATCTCCCCTCCCTGGGGACTTTGTGAACCCAGCCTATGGTATTCCAGCTTCTCATCAGCCACCAAACATGGGTTTGTCTGGTCCACCTGCAATTCCACCCCACTATTACTCTATGCCTTATGGCCTCCGACCTTCGAACCAAATCATGTCAATTTCTGCTGTTGAACAGGTCAGTAATCTAGCTGGTTCCCAAGCCAATGGGCAAACTCTTCAGCACTCCAGGGGCTCTTGCAACATGTTCCATCCTCCACGGAATGAAGCATTTTCTGGCAATCTTAGAAAGTTTCAGGTATCAAAGAACAGCGAATTGCAAGGAAGTACAGCAAGCAGTCCCACGGAAGCACTTCCAGATGGAAGATTGCAAATCCCTCTTCCTGCATCTCCAGTAGCAAACAGCCTTAATTGCCCATCACAGTCCAGTGGAAGGGATAGCCAAACTCGGGTCATTAAGGTTGTGCCTCACAATGCTAGGTCTGCCACAGAGTCCGCTGCAAGGATTTTCCAATCGATACAGCAAGAGAGGCAGCTCCATGACTCTTGA
- the LOC122028955 gene encoding jacalin-related lectin 19 isoform X1 → MQAQKVVGSSKTVKVGPWGGHGGIEWDDGIHTGIRGITLIHDRCIDSIQVEYDHNGKPFLGEKHGGLGGSVTTKIKLLYPDEYLTAVSGHSCPVVYGGSPVIRSLTFKSNLRTLGPFGVEDGTPFSLPTVGGMIVGFNGKGGWYLDSIGCRISATRSVKMYETLQKKLVKFGTMATKPFATAKS, encoded by the exons atg CAAGCACAAAAGGTGGTTGGATCAAGCAAGACTGTGAAGGTAGGCCCTTGGGGAGGCCATGGTGGAATTGAATGGGACGATGGAATCCATACAGGAATCAGGGGGATCACACTGATCCATGATCGATGCATCGATTCAATCCAGGTTGAGTATGATCATAATGGAAAGCCTTTTCTGGGAGAAAAGCATGGAGGGCTTGGCGGCAGTGTCACCACAAAA ATTAAGCTTTTGTATCCTGATGAATACTTGACTGCAGTGAGCGGGCATTCCTGCCCAGTTGTATATGGTGGTTCTCCAGTTATAAGGTCACTCACATTCAAGAGCAATTTGAGGACTCTTGGACCATTTGGGGTTGAGGATGGAACCCCATTTTCATTGCCTACGGTTGGAGGAATGATCGTTGGGTTCAATGGGAAAGGTGGGTGGTACCTCGATTCAATTGGCTGCCGCATCTCAGCAACTCGCAGTGTGAAGATGTATGAGACGTTGCAGAAGAAGCTCGTAAAGTTTGGTACCATGGCAACCAAACCTTTTGCAACTGCTAAATCCTAA
- the LOC122028955 gene encoding jacalin-related lectin 19 isoform X2, whose product MQAQKVVGSSKTVKVGPWGGHGGIEWDDGIHTGIRGITLIHDRCIDSIQVEYDHNGKPFLGEKHGGLGGSVTTKVTKMSGHSCPVVYGGSPVIRSLTFKSNLRTLGPFGVEDGTPFSLPTVGGMIVGFNGKGGWYLDSIGCRISATRSVKMYETLQKKLVKFGTMATKPFATAKS is encoded by the exons atg CAAGCACAAAAGGTGGTTGGATCAAGCAAGACTGTGAAGGTAGGCCCTTGGGGAGGCCATGGTGGAATTGAATGGGACGATGGAATCCATACAGGAATCAGGGGGATCACACTGATCCATGATCGATGCATCGATTCAATCCAGGTTGAGTATGATCATAATGGAAAGCCTTTTCTGGGAGAAAAGCATGGAGGGCTTGGCGGCAGTGTCACCACAAAAGTAACTAAAA TGAGCGGGCATTCCTGCCCAGTTGTATATGGTGGTTCTCCAGTTATAAGGTCACTCACATTCAAGAGCAATTTGAGGACTCTTGGACCATTTGGGGTTGAGGATGGAACCCCATTTTCATTGCCTACGGTTGGAGGAATGATCGTTGGGTTCAATGGGAAAGGTGGGTGGTACCTCGATTCAATTGGCTGCCGCATCTCAGCAACTCGCAGTGTGAAGATGTATGAGACGTTGCAGAAGAAGCTCGTAAAGTTTGGTACCATGGCAACCAAACCTTTTGCAACTGCTAAATCCTAA
- the LOC122001971 gene encoding SKP1-like protein 1B → MITLRSSNDEVFEVEVIAMESHTIKYMIKDDWANNGIPLPNLSSRILVKVVEYCKEYINVATSKSSSEDTTKSKISDEDLKSRTPSSSKSTTQISSIEREIKLEQFFFSSLASRFWV, encoded by the coding sequence ATGATCACGCTGAGGAGCTCAAACGATGAGGTGTTTGAGGTGGAGGTGATAGCGATGGAGTCACATACCATTAAGTACATGATCAAGGATGACTGGGCCAACAACGGCATCCCCCTCCCCAACCTCTCCTCCAGGATCCTCGTCAAGGTAGTTGAGTACTGCAAGGAGTACATCAATGTTGCTACCTCCAAGTCCTCCTCCGAGGACACCACCAAATCTAAAATCTCCGATGAGGACCTCAAGTCTAGGACGCCGAGTTCATCAAAGTCTACCACGCAAATCTCTTCAATTGAAAGAGAGATAAAATTggaacaatttttcttttcttccctTGCATCCCGATTTTGGGTGTAA